A stretch of Garra rufa chromosome 11, GarRuf1.0, whole genome shotgun sequence DNA encodes these proteins:
- the foxg1c gene encoding forkhead box protein G1c: MEELKAPVGFFHKSSFSISSLLLRHERARTDTIAAHEAPRSRAAKPPARSNQSNDGKDKQIRERNELANRPDKKEVVEEAKCEVAGQEKKSKPDKPPFSYNALIMMAIRQSPERRLTLNGIYEFIMGNFPYYRENRQGWQNSIRHNLSLNKCFVKVPRHYDDPGKGNYWMLDPSSDDVFIGGTTGKLRRRSTAASRAKLGMKRAARLSSTSTAAGLAFAGSFYWPVPPFVTLQHRHPNPAGHHNNYASVLSQSSRHFSSVAPAAERLLLPSGQEATYYGMGCEQMTSASSFSTSASVPLPLSAPCSFNLLSNQSSYFYSHQVPHTAGLSPWAQEDAYLSKTSPSGQLFPGKPSPASDYIGGLCTDIPNYFPHFNTAV; encoded by the coding sequence ATGGAGGAACTAAAAGCCCCCGTGGGTTTTTTTCACAAGTCCTCATTCAGCATCAGCAGCTTGCTGCTCCGGCACGAACGCGCGAGAACGGACACTATCGCCGCGCACGAAGCACCGCGCTCCCGCGCCGCGAAGCCGCCAGCGCGCTCCAATCAGTCAAATGATGGAAAAGACAAGCAGATACGAGAGCGGAACGAATTAGCAAACAGACCAGATAAAAAAGAGGTAGTTGAAGAGGCAAAGTGTGAAGTAGCTGGACAAGAAAAGAAGAGTAAACCTGATAAGCCTCCGTTCAGTTATAACGCGCTTATCATGATGGCCATCCGCCAGAGTCCGGAGCGTCGGCTCACCCTCAACGGCATCTACGAGTTCATCATGGGGAACTTCCCGTACTACCGAGAAAACAGACAAGGCTGGCAAAACTCCATCCGACACAACTTGAGCCTTAACAAGTGCTTCGTTAAAGTGCCGCGCCACTACGATGACCCTGGAAAAGGCAACTACTGGATGCTGGATCCATCCAGTGATGATGTGTTCATCGGCGGAACCACCGGGAAACTCAGGCGCCGGTCCACCGCGGCATCCCGAGCCAAGCTGGGGATGAAGAGAGCCGCGCGGCTGTCCTCCACCTCCACCGCCGCTGGACTAGCGTTCGCGGGGTCGTTTTACTGGCCCGTCCCGCCGTTCGTAACCCTCCAGCATCGCCACCCGAACCCCGCGGGTCACCACAACAACTACGCCTCAGTTCTCTCCCAAAGCTCGCGCCACTTCAGCTCGGTGGCTCCCGCTGCGGAAAGACTTCTTCTCCCATCCGGCCAAGAGGCAACTTATTATGGCATGGGTTGTGAACAGATGACCTCCGCTTCCTCCTTCTCCACATCTGCCTCTGTGCCTCTGCCTCTCTCCGCGCCCTGCTCTTTTAATTTACTCTCCAATCAATCCAGTTACTTTTACTCCCATCAGGTGCCTCACACAGCGGGACTGTCACCCTGGGCGCAGGAGGACGCTTACCTCTCCAAAACGTCTCCTTCTGGACAGTTGTTCCCGGGAAAGCCATCTCCTGCTTCTGATTACATTGGAGGACTATGCACAGACATTCCTAATTACTTTCCGCATTTTAACACAGCTGTTTga